The nucleotide sequence TCAAAGGTTTATCAAGCTATAAATAGAGGACTAGAAGCCccatttcttgattccaagttcagtgcttttcccactatTGTTTTACTGCTTTTGTGATGAAGGAGCCATTCAGTCCTATAGCTAAGATCCTTAGCTAATGAGCTCTTCTCCTCTTGCTACTTGTCCTTTTCCTGGAAGAATGGAAAATTAAATTCTAGGAATTTGTACCATTTAGCAGCATCCTGCTTCCTAGGCCTAAAAATCATTCTTTCTTTGAATTGGCCCGACATTATGAATTCTTCATGTTGGTTGTAGTTGAAACCAAAGGACtttaagtaaaacaaacaaacaaaaaatcttaaaatggaCAAAACTTCTacctataagaaagaaaaaaatgacaatttatggcctttctttttaaaatttgtttcaattccttttttctagAAGTTACTTTTTGttaatagcttttgtttttgtatcacctCCATTTCCAAATGAATCCTGTCCCCTCTTCCCAGAGCTCCATTTCATACAGCAAAGAATCTGACATCATCCCCCACTGTGTTATTGATTATTTTTCCcaaagatttttatttatctcATCTTGTATTTCCTTTATTAGTTAATTTTTGTAGTGACATGTTTTTCAGTAACTAACTGAAAGTGGTTGACTGTTGGTTGTAGTGACTGAGTTTTCCAAGAAGACCGGTGATTACCCCAGCCTTTCAGCCACAGATCTCCAAGTGTTGGCCTTGACATATCAGTTGGAGGCAGAGCTTGTAGGAGTAGCTCACCTGAAGAAGGATCCAGAAGCAAAGGTATGGGATCCCTTGGTGTGGGGAGTGGGGGTCATGTTTGAGTGTAAGAAGTGAAAAATGAGTCATTGTCTTTCTTTGGGAAAGGTTGGGGGAAATAGCCTTCTTAATGATAGATTTCAGCTGATAGCTATAATTGGGCTTCACTGCCCAAAGGGATTGGGAGACAAAGTGATGGTTTGGAACTGTTTGAGTGAATTGTTTAATCATATCTACTTAAAATTCCCTCTGGAGGACTGTAGGGCAGAATTATTCCCATATTTATAAGAACTATTTTCCTACCAAGTAAAGTTATCCTTCATCTCACAGCCACTGTTCTggtttctttgtgttttttgtttgtgtgttttttaagtcatgtctgactcttgatgaccccatttggggttttcttggcaaagatactgaagtggtttgccatttctttctctagctcattttacatatgagaaaacagccaaacaggattaagtgacttgctcagggttacccagctaatgcttgatgtcagatttgaacccagttcttcctgactttgagtgCCACATAGGTGCCTTGAAGTGTGGTTTTaaaagtggtgtgtgtgtgtgtgtatgtgtgtgtgtgtgtgtgacacgtGCATATACGCACACCTGCAATTACATATGCACAGAGGTGGACAGGTGTGTATCCTCACACTATTATTTTGCTCAGAGCTTTTGCTGTCTTACTACAGGTTACAGTGAGCTCCTCAACACTACATCCGGAGAACCCTCTCCACATCCCTGGCTTCCACCTGCCTTCAAAGGTAATCTTTGGTTCTGGCTACTTGGATTTTTATCAGGCTACAAACCTGTAGGTCTGACTCACTCCTTATAATTTActtttctctgtcattttcttGGTAAAACTTCAGCCCCGACTTCCAGAGGAAACAGTATGTGCTGTGCCTGACACTGCCGAGCCTGCCGAGCACCTCGAGTATAACTCCTTTCTGTTCTGGAGAAACCCTTTACCCAGCATCGATGTTGAGCTTCAGGAGCTGATGGTGAGGTCTCTCCCTTGTCAGATTACAGCAGAGTTGTCGCTTGTATCTCCTCagctcttctgttttgtttttattcttaattttctaGGCTGGAGAAGAGCAGAATGCTATAAGTGAGGAAGATGAGACTGGGAGCGAAGAGAGGAGTGAAAGCAGTGCTGAGGGGGATGAGGATGGAGATGACGAAGATGAAGCTGGAGGCTGGATAACACCAAGCAATATCAAACAGATCCAGCAAGAACTGGGACACTACGATAGCCCCGATAATGTCCAGGTTGGCTGTGTGACCACAGACTTTGCCATGCAGGTGAGCATTCAGCAAGCTACCTCTGAGCTCACAAGTTAGGGTGAGGGTTACTCACGTCGATTGTGGCACTCTTCCCTTGTCTGAGCATATTTTCTTCCCTTATAAAAGCCCAGTCAAGAGTTTTCAAAgaacatttccttcattttcagcCTTTGGGACCTGAGTGCTTTGGATATTGTCTGATTTGTTTGAGCAATAGTATCATATAGCTTAATTATTGTGTGAACCAGTTTGAAATTGTTGTCCTTACTTTAAGGTGTAGTGATATCTTTATTCTCAGTCAAACTTTAAAGAAGGTGTGGTTTATCACAAAGCTATTATAGTTGATTATGAAAGAGCACGATTTATGAGTATGTTAAGATTTTAACTAATGAGACCTTGAaaatttgtctttgttttgtcACAGAGTAGATTCTGAGGATCAGTTCCAAAGcttaagagtggtaagggctaggcaattggggctaagtgacttggccaggggtcacacagctaagaaatgtctgaggtatatttgaacagaggacctcccatctccaggtctgactatccattgagccacctagctgtcctctaaAACTGGTGATCCTATTGATGGGGATGGTCAGAGCATTTGAGATGATGGAAATATTCATGCCCTTGTCATTAGTTTGATTTTCTTTGGAAAAGCCCTGTTCAACCAAGAACCGGGATGCCCTGTGCTCCTACTTTTGCAGGCTTAGATCAGGGTGCTATGAGCTTTGTTTGAACTTTGTGATTGCAGAATGTTCTGCTCCAGATGGGGCTCCATGTGCTGGCAGTGAATGGGATGCTCATCCGGGAGGCCAGAAGCTACATACTGCGTTGTCATGGCTGTTTCAAGTATGTAGAGTTCATTGAATGTGAGATGAGAACATGCTTGTCCTTTCTGGGTTTGGGGTCCTTCTCAGAACTGTTGTGTCAGGGTCCTCAGTACTTGGCAGAAGAGAGTCTCTTAGAAGTTCATGTGTATTTGTGAGCGGCGGCTTCAGAGAGGACGTGGAGTCACGGCCAGCTGGCCCCAGCCTCCTGCTCTCCTGTTGGGGGATGACTGCAGGAAGACTTCCAGACAGACACACACTTTGTCCTTCAAGGAGCAGTCAGGGAGGAAGAGGCTTGTGGGGAAGACTCACCCGTGTGGGCCCCGCCCCAGCTGAGAAGGCACCGGGGAAGCCAAAGGCGGAGAGTCCTCCCAGAGCCGTCCTACCTGGGACGCCACCGAATCCAGGCTACATCCGGAAAGAGCATTAGAAGCAAAACTTCTGTTACTCGCCAGCTTCCTTCCTGTTCATTTCATAGATTGTCACAGAGGAGAACTTGGGCACCATTTAGGCCTTCATGCGGAGAAATTTAAACTAGTTCTTATTTGATGAGAAGATCCATGACATGTTTTTTAGTGTGGTAGCTCAGCGGCTAACGTCCCAGGGTCAGGCCAGTGGGCCACCTGTCTCTGTACGTGTGTAAAGAAGCCCAGCAGCCCTGCCCTCCGCCATTGCCTGCCATTCTAGGCCACGGCCTCTCCGCCACAGACGGTCTTCTTCCTCCTGAGACGCCTCGTCACTCTGGTCGTGTAAATGCCGCAGAGGGACAGCTGAAACGAGCCTTTCCCAGAGCCCGCTTAGAGCGCCCATAGATTCACCCCGTTCTCCTGAGAGCTTGTGAATGTGCTCCGTCTCGGGCGATCCACTCTGGGCATAAGAAACGCGCGCTTGCCGGAGTGGTTAAACCCCGCTCTTGAGAGGAGGCGCAGGAGCATCCTGACCACATTCCGTGGGCATGGCTTGTGTCCAGGGGGGAAGGGGTAGGTCAGAAACTGCCCCCTTTCACGCGGGGCCTGGTGGGAGAAGCGGAGCTGCAGCCACAGCCAGCTGCGCCCTGCCGAAATGCCACCCACTGTAGGATTCTGTGATCGATTGTCgggatttctaatttatttcatGTTAGTCTCGACTATATCAAAAACTTCTCAAACACAATGATTATATTGtgtttttgtaaaaaattttCCACAATTCTAGACATAACAATAGGTGAAAAACATTAACAGGGAACCCCTTGCAAGGGATAAATAAGCGGTggtgttattcagtcatttttcaatcacgtctgactcttcgtgactccatttagCGTTTTCCTGCCAAAGATACCGGAGTGCTTTGTTGTTTTCTCCTccgctcatttgacagatgaggaatctgaggtagagcgagtgaagtgacttgcccagggtcacccagctagtaagtgtcagaggccagatttgaactcaagaagacgagtcttcctgtctccaggcaccccactatccactgcgccacctgaGTGTTTTAGCTCCTTAAAAGTGTCTCTTAAACTGACATTTAGGGGTTCAGGCCAAAAGAATTTGTCCCTTGAAAAGCtacagttatattttaataatttgtttGTTCACTCCATTTCACACTTTGTTATTGGAGTCTTTGTCTGACTCCCAGAGGGATGTCAAGGGTTTTACTAGACGCCTAGTGCTGAGGCTGTGTAAAGAACTGGCCTCATGGGGGGGGTGGATCGGGGGATCTCACCCCTCAGAAACTTTTCCTCACTGTCGTCTCCCCAGCGGGCAGCCTCGCTGCCCACAGCTCACGCATTTCTTCCTGTCTTCTAGGACCACCTCCGACATGACCAGGGTCTTCTGTGCGCATTGTGGAAATAGAACACTGAAAAAAGTGGCCGTGACGATCAACGGCGATGGCAGCCTTCACATGCACTTCTCCCGGAACCCCAAGGTGCTCAATGCCCGCGGCCTCCGGGTGAGTGGGCCGGCGAGGAGCCGGTCCTTCAGTTACTCGTATCGCTGGGTTTGGAGGAGCAGACGGAAGGCAGCGTGTTGGGCGACAAGGAAGTGCCTGGCCATCACGGTCTTGTGCTTGCAGACGTGTGAGGCCACgcagggggcagggaagaaggTCTGAGGCCGTAGGGGAGGCGTGTGCGGCAGCGTTAAGTCTGTGCTGGAGGTGTGGTGCAGAGTCAGGGGAGCCCCATGTTAACGGAGTGGGGCCTCGGGAATGAGCCGGCCTGCCATAGGTGGAAAACTTGGGGTTCTGTCGTACGTTTTCTCTCGTTGTCCCAGATAAAGGTGTCAGTCATATGTGCTGGAGGAGAGACTCCAAAGTCTCTCCTTTGGTCtcgtttttcttctttgtctgaCAGGCTGCAGAGTCTCAAAGCAAGGAAGCCCCTGACTGGCCAGAGGAATGTTTAGGAAGGGTCACCTCATCCCTCGTGTTCCCTGAGCTCTAACGGCTTTCTCTTCTCTGCAGTATTCCCTTCCTGCCCCCAGAGGGGGGAAGCACGCCAACAATCCCCACCTGACCGAGGACCAGCGATTCCCACAGCAGCGACTGTCGCGAAAGGCCAGGCAGAAAACCAACGTGTTTGATCCTGACTACATAGCGGGGGTGTCTCCCTTTGTGGAGAATGACATCTACAGCCGGGCGGCCACGCTCCACATCCGAGACGGCGCGCTGGGAGCCGGAAGAAGGCGGCTGAACCCCAATGCTTCGATGAAGAAGTTTGTGAAAAAGAGGTGAAGGAAATAAGGGGAGCCCCAGGAATGAGCCTGAATGGCTGCCACGGAAGTGCCCTTCCTCCGCTGTCCATTTTCAGAAGTTTCTGAAAGGCAAGAATGGAGCCTGTGTGTGAATCCAGCCTTGATGGCAGTTCTGTTAGGACGTGGCATCTGAGATGAAATTGAATTTTGACTTTATTTCCAATGAATTCGGGACTGCTTGCTGACTTGTTGATGTTGGGCTAGCCTGACTTTGTGCCACtctaaataaaatttgtaaagaaaggaaagaagagtgtCCTGCAGCACTTCACTATTCTCTTGTGCCTTTCAAAAAAGGAATTCCTATCTTCCagtatttttctaataaatatgcTGTTCATAGACTTTCTCCcctttttattaagtacctctttTATTCCTTAGAACTTTTGGCGGCTAAAGGTGACATTTATGTTACAACTCACTGTAGTTTGAGGGGATGGTTTGTAATGAGTGCTTTGGgggcatttacatttttttaggGCCACGAGGAATTAAACTGCTGTTGGTCATTGTGGAAGATGAATATCCATCACTGCCTTTGGTGGTCATGTTTGAATTCGTTGAAATAGGTTTCTAAGCCTACTTTAGGAATGACATCACATCCTTTACATCGGTGCTCCTTAGGTTTTGAAGGGTATTTCTCAGAATAAGAGGCGGCATGTGGCGAGCTAGGTTTGGAATCAGGCCAACCTGCGTTCCAATTCTGCCTCCCACATATCTTAGACCTCGAGTAGGTCACTTCTCAGTGTGCCCTGGGGGTCTGAGACTTCAGGAAGTCGCAAGTCTGAGCCAAGACAATGGACATTCAGTGGATTCAGAATAAAAAGGTTTGTTGTGAAAAATTGAAGTCATTCTTATGTTTAGCTTATATTCAATAAATGACAATATAAGCACACataatatccttttttaaaattattttaaaagaagtcaTATTAAtgggcaattgggtggctcaatggatagagagcctaggttctggagatgggaggtcctgggttcaaatgtggcctcagacacttcctagctgtgtgaccctggacaagtcacttgacccccattgcctacccttacgtctcttccatcttggaatcaatacacagtattgattctaaaacggaaggtaagggtttaaaaaaaagtcacattttcCTCTTAGCACTATAAAGCTCTTATACTGTTTAtagaagcatagatttagagctgagaggaaGAACCTTAGTGATAATCTACacctgaaccccccccccccatttcttagTTGATGAAGCTAAGgctcagaattcaaacccaggtcccaCTGCAGATCCAGCTCTTGGCAAAGTCGTCATCGTGTGAGAAGTAATCGGCTCTTGGATGAGAGCATGGGCCAGCCATAGCAGTCTTTCAGAACTAGCATGAACATTTTTCTCTTATTCCCCCTAAGAGGGGCAAAAAGAAGTGGCGGTCGATAGCCAAGGGTTACTCCAGAAAAATCTTGTAATGAGCCCATTGGCTGAGGCAGTAGGGGACCCGGGTGGAAATTGGTGGTCTCTGTACCTCAGggggtttttttcttcttaggaACATGTAAACTTAGGCTTACAGTGCTTGGGATATTCAAGGCATACATATTAAACCCAGAGTTCACTAGTTCCAAAAAAATGCAAGTTTCCATATACAAAGTTCTCCACCAAAGATGAGAGCAACACAGGACTTAGAGCATGGACATAGGGAAGAAGGACAGAAAGTTGGCTAAAAGAGGAGCAAAGTCCTCCAAGGAAGCGTGAGAAGAAGTGATCACACTAATCTGGGGATCAAGAAGGCTTTCCTGATAGCTGCTGAGCCAAGAAGGAGAATTTCAACAGGTGGGAGGAGGCGTTCcagaccagagatgggaggcggCACGACAAATTCAGCAAACAGGTTTAGTGTGAAATAATTGTGTTTGACTAAAATGTCCAGCACGTATACATGCGGAAGAAAAAGACGGAGAAAAGATCCAGGTTGTGGAAGGTGAAGAGTTTGTATGTTATCCGAGAGGCAGTAGAGAGCCACGTGGAGCGTGGAAGGGAGTCAGACCTTTACCTTCAAAAGACGATTGTGGCAAAATGGTGGGTTGAAAATCAGGGGGTGAAGATGAGAGTGAAGACGAAGGAGAAGCAGTGAGGATCTGGACCAGGCTGTTAGCCCTGAGCATGAAGAAAATGGAATCGCTAGATTTGGCCACTGATTGGAGGTGGGAGGTCAGGGAAAGGCAACCGTGCTTAAGGTTTTGAGCTGGGTTTTAATGAGATCATGGACAGTATTTAGTTTGTGGGAGTGACAGACTTGGGCATGGGAACGTTCAGTCTGGGACTTGTTAAATGTGAGTGGGACACTCCAGAAGAGACGTTCACCATGGCAGTTAGTGATCCAAACCTGGAGAATAGCGCGGCACATAAAAGATCCGGGTGTCATTGGTGTAGAGTTGCTCATGGAATCCATGAGAGTGGATGAATTCATGAGATTTGAAAGCAATCATCCTCAAACTCGGGGACTTTGATGACATTGATTTTCATGGGACTAGTGAGTCGCAGTCCCAAAGGCCCAAGTTTGGTGGAAAATAAAGCatttagaggcagctgggtggctcagtggattaaagtCACAAcctttactgctcctctgccttggaactgatagtattgattttaagagagaagataaaggggaaggaagggaggaagggaggaaatgaaaggaaaggaaaggaaaggaaaggaaaggaaaggaaaggaaaggaaaggaaaggaaaggaaaggaaaggaaaggaaaggaaaggaaaggaaaggaaaNNNNNNNNNNNNNNNNNNNNNNNNNNNNNNNNNNNNNNNNNNNNNNNNNNNNNNNNNNNNNNNNNNNNNNNNNNNNNNNNNNNNNNNNNNNNNNNNNNNNNNNNNNNNNNNNNNNNNNNNNNNNNNNNNNNNNNNNNNNNNNNNNNNNNNNNNNNNNNNNNNNNNNNNNNNNNNNNNNNNNNNNNNNNNNNNNNNNNNNNNNNNNNNNNNNNNNNNNNNNNNNNNNNNNNNNNNNNNNNNNNNNNNNNNNNNNNNNNNNNNNNNNNNNNNNNNNNNNNNNNNNNNNNNNNNNNNNNNNNNNNNNNNNNNNNNNNNNNNNNNNNNNNNNNNNNNNNNNNNNNNNNNNNNNNNNNNNNNNNNNNNNNNNNNNNNNNNNNNNNNNNNNNNNNNNNNNNNNNNNNNNNNNNNNNNNNNNNNNNNNNNNNNNNNNNNNNNNNNNNNNNNNNNNNNNNNNNNNNNNNNNNNNNNNNNNNNNNNNNNNNNNNNNNNNNNNNNNNNNNNNNNNNNNNNNNNNNNNNNNNNNNNNNNNNNNNNNNNNNNNNNNNNNNNNNNNNNNNNNNNNNNNNNNNNNNNNNNNNNNNNNNNNNNNNNNNNNNNNNNNNNNNNNNNNNNNNNNNNNNNNNNNNNNNNNNNNNNNNNNNNNNNNNNNNNNNNNNNNNNNNNNNNNNNNNNNNNNNNNNNNNNNNNNNNNNNNNNNNNNNNNNNNNNNNNNNNNNNNNNNNNNNNNNNNNNNNNNNNNNNNNNNNNNNNNNNNNNNNNNNNNNNNNNNNNNNNNNNNNNNNNNNNNNNNNNNNNNNNNNNNNNNNNNNNNNNNNNNNNNNNNNNNNNNNNNNNNNNNNNNNNNNNNNNNNNNNNNNNNNNNNNNNNNNNNNNNNNNNNNNNNNNNNNNNNNNNNNNNNNNNNNNNNNNNNNNNNNNNNNNNNNNNNNNNNNNNNNNNNNNNNNNNNNNNNNNNNNNNNNNNNNNNNNNNNNNNNNNNNNNNNNNNNNNNNNNNNNNNNNNNNNNNNNNNNNNNNNNNNNNNNNNNNNNNNNNNNNNNNNNNNNNNNNNNNNNNNNNNNNNNNNNNNNNNNNNNNNNNNNNNNNNNNNNNNNNNNNNNNNNNNNNNNNNNNNNNNNNNNNNNNNNNNNNNNNNNNNNNNNNNNNNNNNNNNNNNNNNNNNNNNNNNNNNNNNNNNNNNNNNNNNNNNNNNNNNNNNNNNNNNNNNNNNNNNNNNNNNNNNNNNNNNNNNNNNNNNNNNNNNNNNNNNNNNNNNNNNNNNNNNNNNNNNNNNNNNNNNNNNNNNNNNNNNNNNNNNNNNNNNNNNNNNNNNNNNNNNNNNNNNNNNNNNNNNNNNNNNNNNNNNNNNNNNNNNNNNNNNNNNNNNNNNNNNNNNNNNNNNNNNNNNNNNNNNNNNNNNNNNNNNNNNNNNNNNNNNNNNNNNNNNNNNNNNNNNNNNNNNNNNNNNNNNNNNNNNNNNNNNNNNNNNNNNNNNNNNNNNNNNNNNNNNNNNNNNNNNNNNNNNNNNNNNNNNNNNNNNNNNNNNNNNNNNNNNNNNNNNNNNNNNNNNNNNNNNNNNNNNNNNNNNNNNNNNNNNNNNNNNNNNNNNNNNNNNNNNNNNNNNNNNNNNNNNNNNNNNNNNNNNNNNNNNNNNNNNNNNNNNNNNNNNNNNNNNNNNNNNNNNNNNNNNNNNNNNNNNNNNNNNNNNNNNNNNNNNNNNNNNNNNNNNNNNNNNNNNNNNNNNNNNNNNNNNNNNNNNNNNNNNNNNNNNNNNNNNNNNNNNNNNNNNNNNNNNNNNNNNNNNNNNNNNNNNNNNNNNNNNNNNNNNNNNNNNNNNNNNNNNNNNNNNNNNNNNNNNNNNNNNNNNNNNNNNNNNNNNNNNNNNNNNNNNNN is from Gracilinanus agilis isolate LMUSP501 chromosome 2, AgileGrace, whole genome shotgun sequence and encodes:
- the NOB1 gene encoding RNA-binding protein NOB1 isoform X1 is translated as MVLVEHVVADAGAFLRDAALQDIGKTIYTIREVVTEIRDKATRRRLAVLPYELHYKEPCPEYVRLVTEFSKKTGDYPSLSATDLQVLALTYQLEAELVGVAHLKKDPEAKVTVSSSTLHPENPLHIPGFHLPSKPRLPEETVCAVPDTAEPAEHLEYNSFLFWRNPLPSIDVELQELMAGEEQNAISEEDETGSEERSESSAEGDEDGDDEDEAGGWITPSNIKQIQQELGHYDSPDNVQVGCVTTDFAMQNVLLQMGLHVLAVNGMLIREARSYILRCHGCFKTTSDMTRVFCAHCGNRTLKKVAVTINGDGSLHMHFSRNPKVLNARGLRYSLPAPRGGKHANNPHLTEDQRFPQQRLSRKARQKTNVFDPDYIAGVSPFVENDIYSRAATLHIRDGALGAGRRRLNPNASMKKFVKKR
- the NOB1 gene encoding RNA-binding protein NOB1 isoform X2 codes for the protein MVLVEHVVADAGAFLRDAALQDIGKTIYTIREVVTEIRDKATRRRLAVLPYELHYKEPCPEYVRLVTEFSKKTGDYPSLSATDLQVLALTYQLEAELVGVAHLKKDPEAKVTVSSSTLHPENPLHIPGFHLPSKPRLPEETVCAVPDTAEPAEHLEYNSFLFWRNPLPSIDVELQELMVSEEDETGSEERSESSAEGDEDGDDEDEAGGWITPSNIKQIQQELGHYDSPDNVQVGCVTTDFAMQNVLLQMGLHVLAVNGMLIREARSYILRCHGCFKTTSDMTRVFCAHCGNRTLKKVAVTINGDGSLHMHFSRNPKVLNARGLRYSLPAPRGGKHANNPHLTEDQRFPQQRLSRKARQKTNVFDPDYIAGVSPFVENDIYSRAATLHIRDGALGAGRRRLNPNASMKKFVKKR